The DNA segment GGTGCAGCTGTGTATCTAGAGCTGTAAAtgcagcaaaagcaaaccacctggtcttttttcacctcATTCACTTCAGAtaagctgtttgctctccacccgagcaaaatatgctccacatatgagctgctaaagcatccatttcacctttataaagttacgagtcatctctcaaatacacgtttttttgttgttggcgaAAAAGGCGATATTTATGCACacatcaatgtgcgcatgtgagactatttcacatttttgttcacattacacacagatacaggtcacttacatttgtgaatgtgaactgtcaagatttaggcaatgtggcttgtaatgtgaacgtaacctAAGTGACAGTCCTGTGTTTCTCAGCTTGTCCTTTTGTGGCAGTATATAAATGGCAGTATTACATTGTATTGGTTTAAACAATGAAAGCAGATCAGCCCCCTGAGAAAGCTCTTTGGCTTTATCTTGCTATCAACGCAAAGGTTCTTTCAACTTTACCAGTTTATGGTTCTATATATGGTTCTTCTATGTCATTAACCAAAtaaccctttgtagcaccttatTTTGAAGCCTGTACTACACCTAACACATCTCTATAATAAACctctataataatattgtattgacTGTTGCTCTTATTTTGTAGAACGAGTACATGAAAGAGAACTTCCTCATCAAGATAGAGACATGGCATAAACCTGACATGGGTCATCAGGAGAATGTGAGTACTCTTCCAGCATGTTGCTAAAAAAACCCATTGAATCAATAAAAGCGTGCTCTTAGCTGGAGCTCCTGCTGTGTCGGTTCGTTTCTCAGAGGAAGTGAGTGTGTGTTCCGCTCTGTTCATTTTACAGGTTCATGGTTTGGACCCCGACACTTGGAAGAAGGTGGATGTGGTGTATATTGACATTGGTGACAGGACTCAAGTTGAACCCAAGGTAAGGACATGGGTTGAGCAGATGTCCtgtggtttagtttgtgaatgagGAGAGGAAAGGATGTGAAGGGTCATACAAACAAGGCACCATTAATTAGACCTCATATATCAAAAGCTTTGAACAGGTCATTCAACAGAGGACATTCTGGAGGAAGGTCTTGTTTTAAGACTAACACTGATGAAGTGTAATAAAAGTTAAATCAACAttatataacagtatatttaTCTTATAATAACAGTTGCAAAATGATTGTGACACTCCAGTGACTTGTAATAGAGAGTTATTGTATATTGTATCTGTTGCTGCTGCTCTGGGCTTATCATGCTGTTATATGCACTTTGCAACCTTAGAAATCTTAAAACCTTAGCGTCATATTGACAAGTGATATTCATGTCAAATTTTACTCTaccacatcattttacttgaagTGACAGTCCTgtgtttctcagcttgtccagaaaaacaCGTCCTTTTATTGcattatatactagtgcatctcaaacattagaatatcattgaaaagttatattgtaatataacatatattatattatatatattataatatatgcgcttcacattttgaactaaattactgcaataaagtacatttttaatagtttttcaattttttgagatgcactactaaaTGGCAGTATTCTATTGTATTGTATCAGGTAATGTAAAAACCTGTATGTACTGGcacaatgcctaatgccagaccccaccccccctcccccccacaacacacacacacacaccccagtgGAATAGTGAAACTATGTTCTGTAAACACCTTGTAACCACATACTAATGCATTGGAACACCCATTCATTCACTCTTTTCTTTCTAGGGTAGTAGTTTAAGAGATGACTCAAAAGACACTCTAGAGATGCATATGCTCAGAAGGTTTCTCAGAAAAAGGCTTATTTTTTTAGACTGTAGTGAGTCATCTTTTCTAAAGATAAGCTTTTTTCAACTTGTATAGACACTCATCTTTTCAGACTATAAATGTAAATTTTGTATGTCTTTTTTATCCATTTTCCCCACTTATAGAGCGCTCTACAACGCAACAGTGATATTTCTGTTCTTTGTAGCTTTTTGCAAAATAAATTTAGCTCTGTTTTCTTTGTAATATTGTCTTCATAAATGGCTTGATCAATTGTTCATCATTGCTAAAACCATTGCATTGATTCTGCTGATTTTTTGTAGGAATTTAAAGCTAATAGTTCCCATTTTAAGGCTTTCTAGTATTTGGGAGCAGTTCTGCTTTGCAGTACTGAGAGAGTTGCTTTCAGGAGCACCAGTCCTCAGTCTCAGTCAAGGTTGTCTCCTGTATTgtgtgtcttttgtgtttttttccctcGAACACACCTGACTCAGCTCATGCAAGGCCCGGTCATTATCCTGAAAATCGTTTAAGCTCAAGGACTCAGCGTGTATTTGTTGCAGCCGTTCTGCAGGACGAGATGGTGAAACGTGGTTTTGTGATGTAATTTGTGGTGTTTCTCCCCCCTTTTGCAGGATTACAAACCGGAGGAAGACCCTGCCAGGTTCAAATCTGCCAAGACTGGCCGAGGGCCTCTGGGCCATGACTGGAAGGTACACGGTTTAATGTACACAGTTGTTCCAGCTGTAGTTGAGTAtacaatattttttgcactatatctTAATCATCTTAATCACATTATCttaatctattttctggtctattttcatacacaaggtggactggattataaggtacattatttttaaagtcaaatgagcgctggatggtagtctacacagatttctatcttGTAAATTGTtcatttgggtgagcaaagcgctTCTATTCAtctacagtacgcttagatttccactaaggctagccagacagctctacactgaggaaccctgagttttgcggtaagccaggatgatattagctagcggatcatcccacatagcttgttttaacatggtaaacaggaaggctacagtccaatatactcgcatCTGatcggcgaaagagctaactattTCTTAGCGCGGTTagaaggtaatgctaatgctgctctagaaGTGATAGCCGGGATTATCAGCAgattacaggccgataatactcacctctgaaccgcaaaagagctagtgcttagtgcggttagagtgtaatgctaatgctgctccagtctcaagtcttattggtggagaactaaactatagaactaaactataatgctgtacttcaacagagtggctttactgcttcttataacctgactggtagaattcatacatgaggtgcaTCGAATTATAAGGTGATGATTttcgggaaaattaaaggattttaagtgtgccttacagtgcaaaaaatacggtaaattcaCTGTCCATTTTATCAACTCCACTGACCATATATGACCAtgctgtagttctataataacagATTGTGGTCTGTCTGAATCTTTTCATACTTCTTAACCTCTGTTCACCCTGTTCTTAAGGTTTGATATACTATTAAAGTAATCCCACAGAGATTTTTAATCACTGTGTTTCTGTGCATGTGATTGCAGAAAGAACTCCCTAAAAAAACAGACTGTCCACACATGTGTGCCTACAAACTGGTTACAGTCAAGTTCAAGTGGTGGGGGCTGCAAAACAAAGTGGAGAACTTCATTCAGAAGGTGAGTGTCTATCCCTTTAAGACTGAAGTGGGGCCACAAGAAAGTCATAGAATACTGTCTTGTGTGCCCTCTTGTGGACCCTGAGTGAAACTGCAACAGGAAATGTAGCTGAGTCCATTCTGAACCCATGCATTATACATACagtgaataattaatatattagcaTTACTTTCTTCTGTTTGCTACAAATCACACAGTTAAATCCTCCATCAGCCCATGGCTTTCAACTCCTCTTCTACCTCTTatattttcctctttctctccacctctctctgtcTGACAGCAAGAGAAGCGCTTGTTCACAAATTTCCACCGGCAGCTCTTCTGCTGGATTGATAAATGGATCGAGCTGAACATGGACGACATTCGCAGGATGGAGGAGGAGACCAGGAAGGAGCTGGATGAggtgagatagaaagagagagaaggaggttCCATTACTTTCAGTTATAGTGCTTTACTAATGGACTTAATATCTGATTCAATAATGAAATACCCACCAGTTATGACTGCTTAAACAGCAACACAAACTTGCTAATGATAGATATAAAGACAATCATCTTTCATGATGGGAGATGAATTAGGTTATTTTatatgaagtgaattattgttttaatgCAAATATTAAACCAGGATAATATATAATCGATATAGAACCTGCCAGAGGGAATATACATATAAAAGCTTGTTTCTTttttgtggcagtgattttcagaCTTTATACCTTTCATTAAGTAAAATACAGTTGGAGGTGAAAGCTCTATCcgatgagattagtttctcagggggtactggggtaattttctcttttatagggggtcctctgtgattttattcctgtatttcaggatgaattacctactgttttttgctgaaagGTAATTTTAGATTGTCCGGACGCACACCTCCAAATTTCATCAACTCACGTTTGATAAATTAGCTATTTGTTCACttccacgcaccataattacactttgggtgcgcgtttccactgagatccatgtaaacacaacagcgagtggaaatagaggagctactgaacacgatgtcatgtgactgagaaagtaaaaaaaaataaaaaaatttttattgcagtccggacgcagttgaagtgtgaaatatttttcacagacgtccccctgagaaaagaatcctgtccggatagggcttatatTTGAACTCGCCCATTGCATACTGTTtccatgctgttgtgttctatacctggaaACCCGCGGTATGGAAATGGGACTGTGGATGGTGGTGGGCAGATTCTGAcgccacaacccacacagattgcCACaatgtaccacacagttcaaataagaaaatactggctgaagttCTGGTGTCAAGAGCTGTcatgctttaactcagcatgttgaCTTAGCTTAATATCTGATAGTACATTCTAAATGAATCATAATTGGGATAAAATGTTCAATTAATCGTGATAATAATTGATTTGAGCTCTGTAGCAGAATGATGTATTGGTTGGACACTGGCTCTGTAATGAAAAGATGGCTGGCTGTGACCTGTGCAGtgtaacacgctgggtttattgGACTGTTTCACCTTCCAGCTCACAAAACCCAGTTAACCTGCAGCAAGGCTGCTGAATAATTGAGCAGGGCTGATAATGAGGCCCAGCGTCCGAGGACAAAAGCAGCAGCCGAGCGGAGCAGGAGCCAGCTATAGCAGTTAAGAGGACAAGCTGTGTTGGCTGATGGTGTGATGGTAGTGCTGATGAGAAGAATGAcataatctcttttttttctctctctctttctctctctctctctttctttcagatgAGAGTGAAGGACCCTGTAAAAGGGATGGTGGCTCTAGAGGATTGAAGACTTTGTGTATAGCTGAAGTGTGCTGCTGTTTGTGTTGGTGTGTAAACGGAGGTGCCGGACGCATTGCCGTATTGTGACCCTATAGGCTCCCCTGTTGTCACTCATTAGAAGAATCCCTTCAACTATTCATCATAAATGACTTTGATCTACTACTAATCGCTGTTACTGGCCTAATATTACACAATTCTGAAAACAAGTTTTTAAATCTCTCCCAAGGCCTTTGTATTTTAGATCCCATTTTATAGTAATCCACCTCTcacacagtctttctctctcactgtctctctctctgtctatctctcgctctcagtTCTCTGTTAATACTACTAGTAAACACCAGCGGCATCAACCgtaaaatcaggaaaaaacaaGATAGTTTAGTAAAGGATGACTAAATGAACGTTTAAATGAATGTACATTCCCTTTACCCTATCACTAAAAGCAATACAGGGATACCACTCATGTAGGTCTTTAACcatgtgtaataaaaaaaaacacacacaaacaaaaaaaggagtGTGTTTTAGGATTATTTCTATGTAAAATCAgaagatatatatacatatacattaaatatacatatactaaTGTTGTTAAAGaatgaaaaactgcaaaaatagaGAATAAAGAGTGAAGGAGGTTTCTGCATAGCGGTTTTCCCATATGAACACACTGGAAAATGTCCAGAGAATCAGGTACAGAAATTATCCAGAATTCCCGTTCACACATGTAGCGCACAGCTGGGGAGTTTCTATGTCATTCACATTCTATACTTCATACTACAGGACCTGTTCCTGTGTAGCACCTGCAGTGGGCATGGTATTATGCAATAAAAGTACCCTGTGGGAATAGCATagaactaggcctgtcatgataactattTTATTTGGAGAATATGTATTCTCAGAaatacttgtaaaaaaaaaagatgtaattaTAAGACTATGTTAAGGCTATTTTATGCCAATGTGCTACTGATATAATTATAATTGAATTTCACTCATGTTTAAAAAAGcattatatttttactttaaagaaataaattattattattctgataaTGATCCATATACGTATATACAGATCTGATAAACATTGTAAaacacccctattttttttttcatttatttgtgccgtttaaaaaggttaaaaaggtaGTTTAGTTTAAGAAAATAGTGTTATATAACATAAAAGCATGGGACTTTATCCTACTCCTTCAAAAGAGTTTTGggaactggagaaaactgctacaggaagattcacctctggctgacccacatggcaacagcaccttcAGCTCAGCTTAAGCTTAACTGGACTTAGTTAAGCTTAACTGGActcagttttagcagtgaaatgaataaagaattagaagtctgacaggtgaagtaaaATTATTGCTaacatgagaaaataaaaaactaGCTTGTCTGGGCCATAAAGCCCTGCTACCGATCTACAAAAGAAATAGAGGAAATGACATAAACTAGATAAACTGGTAATGAACTGGTAAACTGATCTGAACATAGAGCTCCTCCTGGTAATGTCCTATatgcttaatttaaaaaaatatcaaattaagCACTTTTTCACTGTTTAACATAATTTGAATCTGTTCCATATGTAGTTAAGAACATTTGTGAATAACGGACCAACAGAGGAATAAAATCTTTAATCTATAACTTCCATTACAGGTTCTGTAAAGTtgatattttggagatacaagttttttgcATTAAAGTGATATCCATGTGTCTATCTGTAtacatatacagagagagagagaggagtcgaGAGATGTTGTGAGATCTGTGTGCACAGGTTTTTTCAGTGAttaatgattattatgattattatggtCGTTCCTAAATGTCTGTTTTGCGGACCAAGCCGACTCTCCTCAGTGTACCGTTTCAATCTCGTGACTGTCGTTATTATTATTTGtcgttttttatttgattttttttgtttgttttatcgtTTATTTCATTCGTCTGATTTTTGCTGTATCTCCACATTAGTTTAAGATCTTATTTGAGGAGTGGGCAGTGTGTATAATACAGGCAGTGGAGAAAGTAACATTGTGAGAACATTGTACTCATTGTTCTGTGCCTTCCTGAGCTGCAGAACTCCCTACAGGGTTAACAACATGTCCTCCGCCTCTCAGAGCGAGTATCGATCTATACATtcaattaattcttttttttctctcatttaatCGCTTTATGTGCTTTTCTGGCCTGTGAttcgggtgtacgttttttttttccacacactcTTTCTTGTTTTGCCCTCTGTGTACAGAATTACTGCTTAGTCATCCACTCATGCTCCAGCTTTACTGTCAGCGGTTGTCACATTCCCCGTGTTCCTGCCTGTGTGTTCTCAGGAGTGTTAAAGAGGTTTGAGGGCAGCTCAGAACATGAAATATTTTCTTCTTTATagtatatgtaattatatattgttaaaaaagtaaatatatcaaatatattgtcCTTATATTCCAAAGTAgagtataaatatattgtaatatactttGTGTATATTGCATTTggggtttattttgtttgtttcttttcttcCTGTTTTTATTCTGTATGGGCTGGTTCTtgaccctctgtgtgtgtgtgtgtgtgtgtgtactctacCAGCTTGTGTAATTAGTGGTGTGAATGCATTTGTGTGAGCCACCTTTGTCCAGTA comes from the Astyanax mexicanus isolate ESR-SI-001 chromosome 20, AstMex3_surface, whole genome shotgun sequence genome and includes:
- the pitpnab gene encoding phosphatidylinositol transfer protein alpha isoform, which codes for MLIKEFRVILPISVEEYQVGQLYSVAEASKNETGGGEGVEVLKNEPYEKDGEKGQYTHKIYHLQSKVPSFVRMLAPSSALNIHEKAWNAYPYCRTVITNEYMKENFLIKIETWHKPDMGHQENVHGLDPDTWKKVDVVYIDIGDRTQVEPKDYKPEEDPARFKSAKTGRGPLGHDWKKELPKKTDCPHMCAYKLVTVKFKWWGLQNKVENFIQKQEKRLFTNFHRQLFCWIDKWIELNMDDIRRMEEETRKELDEMRVKDPVKGMVALED